Below is a genomic region from Primulina eburnea isolate SZY01 chromosome 9, ASM2296580v1, whole genome shotgun sequence.
TGCGAGGGTTCCTACAAGCCATTTAAGATGGCCGTTTAAGTTTATAATAAATTTCCACATAGCAAGTGGGGTTTGAACCTAAAAAATATGTTATTTCGAATTTCAGATACTCAGAAGCGTTGAATTCAACACAATAGCAGAATTCTCAAGCGATAGCACAATGGTGTTACTTCAACTCCTTTCTTTTATTATTAGATTACATCTAATAACTCGAAAGGAAGTATTCTAACAGTAAGAAATCGTACCGAGGCAATGAGGACAAGAGTTTTCCTGTGTGATACATCTTATCATGTTTCAAAGCACCACTCACGAGAAAcaaaaaaatctttttttttttcaccagAGTGCAGCATCATTGAGCTTTTCTAGGTATCAAGACTAGATCTAAGAAAGAAGAATTAAAAGAATTATACAACACTCATTCACTCTAAACTCAAATTTCTGGTGACATTCAGGTTGTTATTTCATGTGTGCGTACTAGCAGTTTTCTGCTCTCCTTTTTCTAATCTCTTTGCATGTTAACTCTGTTACAATTTTCTGGATACTGGTCCCTCATTACATCTTTTCAATATAAAGGCTAGCTAGCTACGCTACACATATAAGTTATGTACCTAAGGATGCTATGTCTGTATACTTTCCACTGAATGCATATACATTTACTGCAATTTGATACTTGGTAAAATCAGCAGCCATTTGTTTATAAAATGGATCTTCAGGAGTGCGTAGAGTATGCTCCTTATCTGTTCCATATACACGAATGTCATCTCCACGTAGCCTCAGGCGACCAACACCTAGTGATGGCAGggtattttggaaaattaacaATTTACCCCCAAGTTGGCTCTGACAGAAGAAAAACACAAATTAAATACAACCAAGTAATGAAGAATGTTCCTAAGGCAAAAAATTACAAGTCAGTTGAATTTGGAGCATATAAAAAGTCACACACACCATGACCATGAAAGCAGCTTTGAGAGCTGGACCAAATGCTGATTCTACATTCATGTTCTCCTGGAACATGGAGGGTAAACTCTCAAGGAATGCTTCCACCACAATTCTAGATTCCGATAAGTTGACCAGAAGATCCTCTGGCAGTGgaatgaatatgtcatccaaatctGAGACAACCATCATCTGAGGCTGCACCAAAGATGACTGATACAAAAGAAAGGAAAGTTTCCCGTCATTCCTAATGCTAGGAGAACTAGAAATGCTGCAAACTCTCTCCTAAATGGTATTACTTGCCTTCATATTATAGAAATGAATTGTGCTATCGTAAGTTAGAAATCCAATCTGTGTTCGAGGAGATCCAGGCAAGTTGTCAAGACAAGACTTAATTGTTTGGGCCATAACCTGCAAGATATCACGCTTTCATtattgatttttcaaatttaatgaaACAATCTGAAACAAAGATGGAAACTATTAAAAGGACTGGTCATGCTACCATGTTGACCAATCCCTCACAATCAACTGGTAAGCAGGAAAACTTAACATCACAGACCATCAGAGCAATGACAAAACAAATACAAAATGAAACtatcaaaaaaattatataagaaCAAAAAGATGAGTTGAATAAACTTGTACTGAGTACTGAAAGATATCAGAGTTTTTTAAGGAATGTGATTCATCCTCGACAAATTTAGCTCAATAAAACTTGTCCACAACCTGTCTATATGAAGGCCATAGAGCTTAATCTTCCATGTAAATGCTTAAcatcagcatttattatttgaCACAAAATGATCAATTCTCACCAGTTGGCCTGTTCATGGTCAACCGCCTAGTTAAAGCCCAAACCTTATTCTTTTTCAGTGAAATCGATTTACCACTGCATTTGCAActaatttttatgatattttcccTCTGAAAACCATGATTTTTAATATAACTGTTTTTTCAAGATTAAGCCGTGAAATTTAAAAACTCCCATCTACTGTTGGATAAGACTCTACATCTGGAAGTAGAACACCCATATTTAGTGCATTGATGGTATACCCCACTAAAATTTTAAGTGTACATCCCTAGTAATGAACACGAATGGAAACAAAAATTTAACGGTGTTTTAGAATATTCTCAGAATCCAGACAACTTTTTAATCCTACACATTATAAGGATTTTAACAGCTAGACCAAAAGTCCACACAACCCAAATTCCATTTTCCACTTCACACTTTTAAAAACAATTACGTTTGTTTGGCATAGAATGTTGTCCACCCAAAAATTTTGATTTCTTATACATTAAAGCATTAATTTTGACAAGGAATctaaaaagaaaacaaaacacaAACAACTTTCTTGGTGTTTGGTTTGCGTTCATAATCACAACAATGTAGAAGACTTATCTCTTTAGCCTAAAAGAAAATGATGATGCTTAACATTCTTTCATCACGAAAAAAAATTTTGCCCCCGTCATGCCACATCCATTACTCAAATCTTTATGAGAGGTAACAAAATTGGAAAGAAATAGCATTATATGCTGCCATAAGACTAGAATTCCAATGTAACTTCTTATTTGGGTGGACAAATCAGAATAACAAACCGCAGAATCTCAAAgctataaaattatataattctcAATGGAAGTGTTACCTCAAGCATTCCACTTTGAACTGCAGATATTGACACGTcgataagaaaaaaatatagcGGAGGCATCGGAGGGCGAACCATGTATTCAGCTGGAGCAATAAACTCAACACTACCCTTTGTTAGCTCAGGCCGTTGATCCAGATCAACTCTTCTGCCATTAGCATCCACATGAGCAAAGTAATCACcaggaactgaacatgaggagttaagataaatcaattcaCACATGTTACAGTAATGAAACAAAACTTTACAAGGATAAGCCACTTGCCTAAATTTTTTGGCAGTAGACATATAGGAAACAGGAAGCAAGAACTGAAACTAGACTAAACTTCAGGGTTGTGCGTAGAACATGCATTAGTTGGCAGTAACTTATGAAGTTTCATAACACCAAGAATGACCAATTTCATAAGGGCATATTTAAGGCAATTCTGTTTGCAACTTAACCATTTAAAGGTTTCCTGAGTCAGTTGGATGACAAACTTTGCTTCTAATAGCTGCTTCTCCATGCAAAAATAAACAGACAAAAATTTGCAGGCAACTACAAAATGTTCCATAAAAAACAGAGATTAAGAGTGAAGGAAACTGAGATGGACAGATTCCAATATATGTCCTCTTAGGGAAAAAAATGAGGCTGAAAAAACTGTCAGTACATAGAATATTTAGACACAGAGTAAATGAGCAATTTTGTCCATCTATACTTGTCATAATTTAGTTCTATTTGATACAAATAAATTGGCCAAACCATTTAACATGCTCCTTGAACAGAAaacaaaagcataaataaatatggAAAAATACAAAACTCCCAAGAGCAGATATAAGGCATGATCCCAAAGACCCAAAAATAAAGACATATTATAGCTTCTTAATTAGACATATTATAGCTTCTTAATTACCATCATTCAGCAGTGAACATATATTGCACCTCCACTTTCTTCCATGATCTGTGAAAGTAACATAAGGATTCACATAAGTGCGGCACCTTCGACAACGAATTATTCCTGTGGTGCCAAAATTGACAATGGGCACTTCATCCTGAATGAAAAATCAAGTAACAATTAGAGTAGAATAGAGATATTTTGTATCTGCAAATAAAACCAGACATTTTTGGTAGATATATAATTTGGGCtaataaacataaaataaaacatctcaAACGCAGTTGAACTTGAGACTAACCCCAATTGGAGATTCTGCCAAAGGACAAACAACTGCCCCAAGTCCCAAATGCCACCTCGAAGCCAGGGACTGAGAATTTGGTATGCCACCAGTTGTCAGTCGCAAAACTCTAGGGCCACAGTTCAGCGGGTACATCTCAGCTAAAGACTTTGGTTCCACATCACCATCCAATGGCCTTGGTAATGCTTTAACATCAAGTCTAGTGTCCAATGATCCTGGCACAGACCCAAGAGAGAGTGAATTAAAATCTTCAACCAATCCCCGTGAAGCGATAGGCTGTGCCGTGCCTTGAAGCTGCACTTGGTCCCTTGAATAGGGGACTGATGACGTTGTAACTGGAGGACCTGGCATATAACCTCTTGGTTGACCAGGAAATGGAGCAGGAGGCAGGGGTGGAGCATAGCCTCCCGGTTGTGATGGAAATGGGGCAGATCGCACCAGAGGAACTTGAGCACTAGAATAAGGTTGAGCACTAGAATAACCTGGAAATGCTGGCTGAAATGTGCCTCTAGCAGTGGCCTGAGATGGCCCCATCGGTGGTGGAAAAGGCTGGACATGTTGCCTGGATGGAGAGAATGGTTGATCTGTAGAGGGagggatatttgtgttgaattgTCCAGTTTTTATGTTTTGGGAAGGAGATCGCATTGATATAGAAGGTGGTTGAGGCTGTGGAAAAAAAGAAGCTTGGGATGGAACTGAACCCCCTTGTGGTCTGGTTGGTGGAGGCGCAACTGGAAGACCTGAAACCGAGGCTTGTGGGTGTTGCAAATGATCTGTTGAGGCTAATGGCGAGGTTGGAAAACGTTGGAGTCCTGTAGTTGGTGGTCCATATGGTGATTGTGTCAATGGAGGTTGTCCAACCAATTCATTAGACCTGACAGATGGAGGAGGTCTAAAGCCAGGGGCTTCAGATCCTGCCAAAGGTCCAGCGGATAAAGGAGGAGTTGGAAATTGAGAGGAAGCAGGAGGCACAGGTCTGAAGGCAGATGCTTGAGAACCAATCACAGGACCAGACGATAAAAAAGGTGCTGAACTCTGTGGAGTAGAAAAGGGAATTGTAGCTGGCCTTAATGGGTAATTTTGACGGTTGGAATTTTCGGTCCCCATTGCTTTACTTGATCTCCTACCAAATGTCTTAGCTTCTGTAATTACAGCATGCACAATTTGTTATCAAAAAAGATATATGGCATAAAAGCCATTTGCTAATGCCAATTATATCGGGGTGAAAAATCTTAAATCTGGTGCCCTCAATTCTATCATTGTAACTGTAATAGAGTAGGAGAAAGAGGGACGGATGTTTAGGCCCTTCAGAACCTTAGATTTCATTTAAAAACATACTACAGAGGGGAAAAAACATCTCCTGGTTTTAGAGTACAAATGAACTGTGCTTACCAATATCTTTTCGATCAACATTGGGTAATCGTTAGTCTTCTTAGTTTTTACTATCATGCTATTCACATTTAACTAATCTTGGGCAGTAAATACAATTTTAGCACCACAAACGAGCCCAATTTGGTTGATTTGTCCATTTTGCTTTTCTTTCCTGTGTCCGCAGTATTAAACAAAACAGAATTGAACCAAATCAATGCATGCGCAATTACACCAAATTTCTACCACTTTACTGCATATTAGGTGTTCATTAATCAAACTAAACCATCAAACAGAAGCTTCCGATTTTTCCCGCCGTGGTAACACTAACTGACAACCAAACACTGTAAAAGGACGGAAATCTTATAATCAAACTCAATCTGGCATCAAATCGAAGAATATTTCAACTAGAACATCGGAAGCAGTTCATACTGAATCTACAAACACCAAATCTCGGAAAGAAGACAAAATACACGAAAAATTCCCAAAATAAAAAACAATGATACGCCAAATAAAACCTGTCGCaataatttaatcataaatcaaAGAATTCAGTTTCAACGTAGAGCCTACCTGATCATAGATCTCTCCAGAGAGAGAAAGATCGGGAGAATTCCAGCGCAGGCGATCGAACAGATGAGAGAGAAACAGCCACGATCTCAACGAGTCCTTGCTCTTTTGGACAAGGCCGACCAGCTATTGCCGTTTTGGGCCAAGCCCAACAATCCAAAAAACGAAAATCAGTGTTTGAAACAAAATGAAATGCTGAAGTTTTTTAAGGCGAAAAATgggtatgtatgtatgtatgtatgtatgtatgtagtaaataagttattttaattttagtttttttaaataaaatatcaacaatAACCTTTATTCAAGTGTTGAAAAGATAGATTTAttctgtcaaaaaaaaaaagatagatTTATCGTGTATTATGATAAAAAGTAATCTTGGATTAGAAAAAATATCGAGGgtaaaaatttccaaaaaaaattatttatttatcgaAATATCAAAATCACTTCTGAATAATTGAAATCAATATAAAACCAGTTTCGATATTTGAATTAGATTGGAAAAAAGCAGACCTTTTTTAAAAAAGCAAAAAGGAATATGTTGAAAACATTCCCTAAGCAATTTattgtatttaaatttttactattttttattagAAAATAATAATAGTAGTTCGTGTCGATTAACATAATCCAGTTATcattatgtaaaaaaaaaatagatttgaATTTTCAGTGTTATTGTCTAGAATTAGCtaatctttatttatttatgcctAGATTGATTTAATCcgtaaaatttatataaaattcaattattaggaaaatattatattaatatttctCCGGGTAATCGCGTTAATAGATTTTAgattatattttctttattttagtTTGGAAAAAATAACTTATAGATCAAATAACTTCACCACCAGATAAGTTTCAAGGTTCGATGAACTATCCCATGTCTATATCGGTCATTCTCATTTGGATACACGATATTTTAAAAACTAAAGTTAATACTTTCTTTtcggatttaaaaaaaaattaaaaaagtaGGTGATAGTGTGTAAGCgtcaaaattaagacgacgtaattcaACTGCATGTAAATCTAGGATATACGAAAAATGATTAATCAAATGATTTTAATGGCATAATTTAATTGTGACATGCATGATTGTTAAATAGATTTTATTTTCAtcatgcattaaaatatattttttagaatTATTCGAATTGCAACCGAAGAACGGAGctcgagggctgaaaaatgtaaaatgtttttactaaaaaattgtttttaattatttaaaatatggtcgatgttttttcataatatttttgaaaataaggggttttgaggtgatttttatgccgagacgtaaattttatcggtgttggtttttttaacaaaaatacgaacgttttggcaacccagataataaattcataaacttgtttaaacaaaataatttttttattttaattaaacactaatgggcGTAATTAACctcactaatgggcctaagcttgtttagtgcttaattaaagtatataatatataaaatctaCACTAAACCCTCCAAAACCCCACGCCACATTCAGaattcactccaaagaaaaacCTTCCCCAACCTACACGGCACACACCAAGAGAAATAAGGAGGAACCTTCGAAAATTGCAAGGGAAATTCAAGCTAAGGCTCTCTTTGTTGTCGTTCTTCAATTGTCAACAAACTAtcgtgcgttaaatacgcaaagaCACGTCATACATCTTCTTTTCTCGTCTATCATAtcctattattattttgaattacGTTTGTATGAAAAACATGACGTTCTTAtgaatattttcgaaatattgcaTATACATGTGGTAATCTTATGATTTATGTCCCAAAAACTTGTTTAATATGTTCTTatggggctgccatgattagggtaTGAACAAGGGTGGTTTTACACGAGTTCAAGGGTCCTAGGATGCACAATCATCGCTGCACATGAAAAATTTACAAGCTGGAAACCACATTGCTATCATAGGGATGAAGGGGTTCGGTTTTGGTATAAAGCTTGGCATGGCAGGGCACGGCACGGCTAGGACCAGGGCTAGCCAAGGTCATGTCCGAGTCAGGGAGAGAGTCCTAGCCATCAAGTCAAGGGCTGGGGaaagagtcctagcttgctaggactcccacccgagaaggGACGTGTTGCGCAATTTGGTGCAGCAACGCTTGAAACGTCTACCGTTTTAAAAgtgttgaaataattttttttaaagctgcaattaaaaataacatttaaaataatcgtattTATTTGTCAACAAGAATGACGCAGTTTAAAAATAACTAACGTCATCCAAAAATCAACGTAAACATAAACGTATAAAAATCGTAATATCATCAACACATATAAAAATGTGTAACTCATCTcaaaaacatgaatcaatatgcaGAAAAATAATGGTcttcgggtcgtgtcaccgcaaATCCCGTCTGATtactcagtcttcggcaccTCCGGTCACCTGATCAAAATGCTCacatgcatcacacacgcctagtgagtctaaagactcaacacacatgtaccagtaataacaaatacatatacgtagcacacagcagtgaaaattAGCATagtcaacatacatttcatgagcttAAAAATATGAATATAAGTGTGTCGTTTAAAATCGTAACGTGTCAAAATATGTCTCATCGTGTTATCATATCGTATGCGTAACCGTGACCTGTAAAAACATGGTAAAAgcatgtatcatcgtatcagcACATACgttttaaaatcataatttgaatttcgttcattagctgtgactttcgtatcatcatgtcgTGTAACCACgttactgggcggcggggaacATCAATgatactctcacccgtcaattgAGCCATAGCCTATCATAttatcatatcatgtcaatgaaaatacgatcgtcgggctccctctgggaccTTCTCCGTAAACGGactccctctagggccttttccctcacgatatctccaatcatatcatcgtgttagtcacaactaaatcaattccttcaaaacgtgtcatcatattcatcacttaataaaaacatgcatatacgtaatttttcttttaaagcaAGAATGCACTgaatttatcataattgcgtaaaattgtagacatgatgcataaacatttaaaatatcataagtttttgctcagggcactgccatgacc
It encodes:
- the LOC140841366 gene encoding protein transport protein SEC24 A-like; protein product: MGTENSNRQNYPLRPATIPFSTPQSSAPFLSSGPVIGSQASAFRPVPPASSQFPTPPLSAGPLAGSEAPGFRPPPSVRSNELVGQPPLTQSPYGPPTTGLQRFPTSPLASTDHLQHPQASVSGLPVAPPPTRPQGGSVPSQASFFPQPQPPSISMRSPSQNIKTGQFNTNIPPSTDQPFSPSRQHVQPFPPPMGPSQATARGTFQPAFPGYSSAQPYSSAQVPLVRSAPFPSQPGGYAPPLPPAPFPGQPRGYMPGPPVTTSSVPYSRDQVQLQGTAQPIASRGLVEDFNSLSLGSVPGSLDTRLDVKALPRPLDGDVEPKSLAEMYPLNCGPRVLRLTTGGIPNSQSLASRWHLGLGAVVCPLAESPIGDEVPIVNFGTTGIIRCRRCRTYVNPYVTFTDHGRKWRCNICSLLNDVPGDYFAHVDANGRRVDLDQRPELTKGSVEFIAPAEYMVRPPMPPLYFFLIDVSISAVQSGMLEVMAQTIKSCLDNLPGSPRTQIGFLTYDSTIHFYNMKSSLVQPQMMVVSDLDDIFIPLPEDLLVNLSESRIVVEAFLESLPSMFQENMNVESAFGPALKAAFMVMSQLGGKLLIFQNTLPSLGVGRLRLRGDDIRVYGTDKEHTLRTPEDPFYKQMAADFTKYQIAVNVYAFSGKYTDIASLGTLAKYTGGQVYYYPSFLSVVHKDKLRHELTRDLTRETAWESVMRIRCGKGVRFTSFHGNFMLRSTDLLALPAVDCDKAYAAQLSLEETLLTTQTVYFQVALLYTSSSGERRIRVHTAAAPVVADLGEMYRLADTGAIVSLLSRLAIEKTLSNKLEDARNFVQLKIVKAFREYRNLYAVQHRLVGRMIYPETLKFLPLYGLALSKSTPLRGGYSDAQLDERCEAGYTMMALPVKKLLKLLYPTLLRIDDCLVNSSVEADDFDVSKRLPLTSESLDTRSLYIFDDGFRLVIWFGISASPDIARGLLGEDFGADFSKISLPRRDNEMSRKLTKIFQKCRESDPSYYQLCHLVRQGEQPREGYFLLSKLVEDQAGGASGYADWFMQLHRQVQQNA